The Aspergillus chevalieri M1 DNA, chromosome 5, nearly complete sequence genome includes a region encoding these proteins:
- a CDS encoding dynein family protein (COG:N;~EggNog:ENOG410PJG0;~InterPro:IPR008467,IPR022780;~PFAM:PF05783;~antiSMASH:Cluster_5.3;~go_component: GO:0005868 - cytoplasmic dynein complex [Evidence IEA];~go_process: GO:0007018 - microtubule-based movement [Evidence IEA]) has translation MSTFGTRSNSRPSSKDGSKKNIWSSMLDNVANGKRLPEKNLLILGGTPESQREFLETFSADTSEPGLSNDKRKGRIPPIANQFALGYTYQDVLDADQEDTLARVSAYLLSEPSPSFAPLLKPLLTPQSVPETLVVILLDWSDPWTWVRRLREWIRLLRQVLISLDDPTKIAMEETMVEWRDRKRAMDSSSAGAQGLTSSGGPVTIPLGSGEWDEPLGIPMCVVCQGADKIEKLEKEHGWHEEEFDFILQFMRTILLKHGASLIYTTPFLASSLQSLLHSSLGIHSLLKRQSLKHNVIDRDKILVPSNWDSWGKIRIIREGFDMEGVSTAWSIEIQDPPEPLNYNESTEETPQDATEAEDGSSAVAIFEQTIKDPKRDYSIAPPGRQHSDNKVEVESSDMQSFLAKQLEVLEKQKQEDDKDREAHQMPQMEMSPLDNNGRVNEYIGPVEYNKDGIQVDVDASLQGIKEREAKRGKEALVSSGDEKAHNQALADFFAGLVRKPQSRGSPST, from the exons ATGTCGACTTTTGGCACCCGGTCGAACAGTCGGCCGTCAAGCAAAGATGGATCCAAAAAGAATATCTGGTCGTCCATGTTGGATAATGTTGCAAATGGGAAGCGCTTGCCGGAGAAGAATTTGTTGATCTTGG GAGGGACACCAGAGAGCCAGCGAGAATTCCTAGAGACATTTTCCGCAGATACATCGGAGCCCGGTCTATCAAATGACAAGCGCAAAGGGAGGATACCGCCAATCGCCAATCAGTTCGCACTGGGATACACATACCAGGATGTGCTGGATGCTGATCAAGAAG ATACCCTTGCACGAGTCTCCGCATACCTCCTCTCCGAACCCTCACCGTCCTTTGCCCCCCTCCTCAAGCCGCTCTTGACCCCTCAGTCCGTCCCGGAAACATTGGTCGTGATCCTGCTGGACTGGTCAGACCCGTGGACATGGGTCCGGCGACTGAGAGAATGGATCCGTCTCCTTCGCCAAGTATTGATTTCGCTTGATGACCCGACGAAGATTGCTATGGAGGAAACAATGGTCGAATGGAGGGATCGCAAGAGGGCTATGGATTCGAGTTCCGCGGGTGCGCAGGGACTGACCAGCTCTGGGGGACCGGTTACGATACCTCTGGGGTCTGGTGAATGGGATGAGCCGCTGGGGATTCCGATGTGTGTGGTGTGTCAGGGG GCCGATAAAATCGAGAAGCTCGAGAAAGAGCACGGTTGGCACGAGGAGGAGTTTGACTTTATCCTTCAGTTTATGAGAACGATTCTTCTCAAGC ACGGCGCATCACTCATCTACACGACCCCATTCCTTGCGAGCTCATTACAAAGCCTGCTACACTCCTCCCTCGGGATACATTCGCTCCTCAAAAGACAATCGCTTAAACATAACGTTATCGATCGCGACAAGATCCTGGTGCCCTCAAACTGGGACTCGTGGGGCAAAATACGGATTATCAGAGAAGGCTTCGACATGGAAGGCGTATCAACAGCCTGGTCAATTGAAATCCAAGACCCACCTGAGCCGCTGAACTACAACGAGTCCACGGAAGAAACACCACAAGATGCTACCGAAGCAGAGGATGGCTCTAGCGCAGTAGCAATATTCGAGCAAACGATCAAAGACCCTAAGCGGGATTACTCGATCGCACCCCCTGGTCGGCAACATAGCGATAACAAGGTGGAAGTCGAGTCCTCGGATATGCAGAGTTTCCTTGCGAAGCAACTGGAAGTTCTGGAGAAACAGAAACAGGAGGATGATAAGGATAGGGAAGCGCACCAGATGCCTCAGATGGAAATGTCACCTCTGGATAACAACGGCCGGGTCAATGAGTATATCGGTCCAGTTGAGTATAACAAGGACGGTATTCAGGTGGACGTCGATGCCTCGTTGCAGGGTATAAAG GAGCGAGAAGCCAAACGAGGAAAAGAAGCACTGGTTTCCTCCGGGGACGAGAAAGCACACAATCAAGCGCTCGCCGATTTCTTCGCCGGCCTGGTCCGCAAGCCCCAATCTCGCGGAAGTCCTTCAACATAA
- the HSV2 gene encoding phosphatidylinositol-3,5-bisphosphate binding protein HSV2 (COG:U;~EggNog:ENOG410PHY0;~InterPro:IPR015943,IPR001680,IPR036322;~antiSMASH:Cluster_5.3;~go_function: GO:0005515 - protein binding [Evidence IEA]): MNTRQVIDESVGPVSLSTAFNSDNSCFSVGLDTGFCVFTADPCELKVSRDFNAGIGVVEMMGQYNFLAIVGGGKQPKFPQNRLVIWDDVKQKGVINLEFRTSVLGVRLSRSRIVVALLNSIHIFAFSNPPNKLSAFETSDNPMGLACLGQKLLAFPGRSPGQVQLVELETGNVSIIPAHSTPLRAMALSPDGEVLATASESGTLIRVFSTSNCTKMAELRRGVDHAVIFSLAISPSNNMLAVTSDKSTLHVFDLPNPRNPAYRSQSPPSQSEEGTNQKWGILGKIPLLPRVFSDIYSFASAHFEIGDEAPLSYVPSLGTSFARPPKGVIGWSDDQTILIIGAGRDGRWERFVIREGDDGKRYCIREGWKRYLGG; encoded by the exons ATGAATACCCGGCAGGTTATTGATGAATCCGTGGGGCCCGTTTCACTCTCTACTGCATTCAATAGTGATAACAGCTGCTTCTCCGTTGGCCTGGATACAGGATTTTGCG TCTTCACTGCCGATCCATGCGAGCTCAAGGTGTCAAGAG ATTTCAACGCTGGCATTGGGGTAGTGGAAATGATGGGCCAGTATAACTTCCTTGCCATTGTCGGAGGAGGGAAACAACCCAAATTCCCTCAAAATAGG TTGGTGATCTGGGACGACGTAAAGCAGAAAGGGGTCATAAACCTCGAATTCCGCACTTCAGTCTTGGGCGTCCGTCTATCAAGGTCGCGCATTGTCGTCGCATTGCTAAACAGTATCCACATCTTCGCCTTCTCTAATCCTCCAAACAAACTTTCGGCTTTCGAGACGTCGGATAATCCAATGGGGCTAGCTTGTCTGGGGCAGAAGTTGCTTGCTTTCCCGGGTCGGTCTCCAGGGCAAGTTCAGCTGGTAGAACTGGAAACCGGCAATGTCAGTATCATTCCGGCACATAGTACACCTCTGCGAGCTATGGCGTTGAGCCCGGACGGCGAAGTGCTGGCAACAGCAAGTGAATCG GGTACGTTGATACGGGTATTCTCtacaagcaactgcaccaAGATGGCCGAATTACGACGAGGAGTGGACCACGCAGTGATCTTTTCACTCGCCATCTCTCCTTCAAACAACATGCTAGCCGTTACCTCGGACAAGTCAACACTTCATGTCTTCGATCTCCCTAACCCACGCAACCCAGCATACCGTAGCCAGTCACCTCCTTCTCAGTCTGAAGAAGGGACCAACCAGAAGTGGGGCATTCTCGGCAAGATACCGTTGCTTCCCAGAGTGTTCTCAGACATATATTCATTTGCAAGTGCACACTTCGAGATTGGTGACGAAGCACCGCTGAGCTATGTTCCATCTCTTGGGACCTCGTTTGCGCGACCTCCCAAGGGGGTCATAGGCTGGTCCGACGACCAAACAATCTTGATCATCGGCGCAGGCCGTGACGGACGATGGGAAAGATTCGTCATTCGTGAAGGAGATGATGGGAAACGGTATTGCATAAGAGAAGGATGGAAAAGATATTTGGGTGGTTGA
- the aspA gene encoding putative septin AspA (COG:D;~EggNog:ENOG410PGVE;~InterPro:IPR030379,IPR027417,IPR016491;~PFAM:PF00735,PF01926;~go_function: GO:0005525 - GTP binding [Evidence IEA]), which yields MSSALNALRRKKNVKKGIQFCLMVCGASGTGRTTFVNTLCGQQVLESKDADDAANAHIEEGVRIKPVTVELELDDEGTRISLTIVDTPGFGDQIDNEASFGEIVGYLERQYDDILAEESRIKRNPRFRDNRVHVLLYFITPTGHGLRELDIELMKRLSPRVNVIPVIGKADSLTPAELAESKKLIMEDIEHYRIPVYNFPYDIEEDDEDTVEENAELRGLMPFAIVGSEDFVEIDNRKVRARQYPWGVVEVENPRHSDFLAIRSALLHSHLADLKEITHDFLYENYRTEKLSKSVDGTTPSRTQDSSMNPEDLASQSVRLKEEQLRREEEKLRDIELKVQREIAEKRQELLARESQLREIEARMARESSQGQVADGASGEA from the exons ATGTCGTCGGCCTTGAACGCG CTCCGTCGCAAGAAGAATGTCAAGAAGGGAATCCAGTTCTGTTTGATGGTCTGCGGCGCCAGCGGAACAG GACGCACGACTTTCGTCAACACACTCTGTGGACAGCAAGTTCTGGAATCGAAAGATGCTGATGATGCTGCCAACGCCCATATCGAGGAAGGAGTCCGCATCAAGCCCGTCACAGTCG AACTCGAATTGGATGACGAGGGCACCCGAATCTCCCTAACCATTGTTGATACCCCGGGATTCGGTGACCAGATTGACAACGAAGCAAG CTTTGGTGAGATTGTTGGATACCTCGAGCGCCAATACGACGACATCCTGGCCGAAGAGTCGCGGATTAAGCGTAACCCCCGATTCAGGGACAACCGTGTGCACGTCCTCCTCTACTTCATTACACCAACCGGCCATGGTCTCCGTGAACTCGATATCGAGCTGATGAAGCGCCTCTCGCCCCGTGTTAACGTCATTCCCGTCATCGGAAAGGCCGATTCTCTTACTCCCGCCGAACTGGCTGAGTCCAAGAAACTGATTATGGAGGACATCGAGCACTACCGTATCCCCGTGTACAACTTCCCTTACGATAtcgaggaggatgatgaggatacCGTGGAAGAGAACGCGGAATTGCGTGGATTGATGCCATTCGCCATCGTTGGTTCGGAGGACTTTGTGGAGATCGACAACCGGAAAGTGCGCGCCAGGCAGTACCCTTGGGGTGTTGTCGAAGTTGAGAACCCACGGCACTCGGATTTCCTGGCCATTCGAAGTGCTTTGCTCCACAGCCATCTCGCCGACCTGAAGGAGATCACTCACGACTTCCTTTACGAAAACTACCGTACCGAGAAGCTCAGCAAGAGCGTTGATGGCACTACTCC CAGTAGAACCCAAGATTCTTCGATGAACCCTGAAGACCTCGCATCTCAATCCGTGCGCCTCAAGGAAGAACAGCTCCGGCgtgaggaggagaagctcCGTGATATCGAACTCAAGGTGCAGCGCGAGATTGCTGAGAAGCGACAGGAGCTCTTGGCTCGCGAGAGCCAACTCCGGGAGATCGAGGCCCGTATGGCACGCGAATCGAGCCAAGGTCAGGTGGCCGACGGTGCCAGTGGAGAGGCTTAA
- a CDS encoding uncharacterized protein (COG:S;~EggNog:ENOG410PPE7;~InterPro:IPR018613,IPR040233;~antiSMASH:Cluster_5.3), with protein MPHFPMGTGLEMEMDHDREDVKSEFQPSQPSVEMRAKNRRKRYLDMHPEYFSADLELADPLLYDRLIRRFQSNAEREAEGRTKGFSGILQADLLRSEAKMDALAHPDPHAMFSYKRGPNGEILAEDRDEIPPSKEEGEKQWRWEMTMRFLKGEDRDFDYAAVDENDEYDDWNEAQEEYFDDEEPGWMIEGESGGDINSQLQGETGIQDF; from the exons ATGCCGCATTTCCCCATGGGCACTGGACTCGAGATGGAAATGGACCATGACCGGGAGGACGTCAAGTCTGAGTTCCAGCCGTCTCAGCCTTCCGTTGAGATGCGCGCGAAGAACCGGCGGAAGCGCTACTTGGATATGCATCCCGAATACTTCTCTGCAGATCTCGAACTAGCCG ACCCATTACTATACGATCGCCTCATCCGACGGTTCCAATCAAACGCAGAAAGAGAAGCAGAAGGACGAACTAAAGGATTCTCTGGAATTCTCCAAGCGGACCTGCTACGCTCCGAAGCCAAAATGGATGCCCTTGCGCATCCGGATCCCCATGCCATGTTCAGCTACAAACGCGGTCCCAACGGGGAAATTTTGGCGGAAGACAGAGACGAGATACCACCCAgcaaggaagagggagagaagcAGTGGCGCTGGGAGATGACAATGCGGTTCTTGAAGGGCGAGGATCGCGACTTTGACTATGCGGCGGTTGACgagaatgatgaatatgatgATTGGAACGAGGCGCAAGAGGAATACTTTGACGATGAAGAACCGGGATGGATGATTGAGGGCGAGAGTGGAGGCGATATTAATTCCCAGCTACAAGGGGAGACGGGTATTCAAGATTTCTAG
- a CDS encoding spermidine synthase (COG:S;~EggNog:ENOG410PGY6;~InterPro:IPR029063;~PFAM:PF01564;~TransMembrane:7 (i20-41o47-64i76-95o107-130i142-159o171-191i198-218o);~antiSMASH:Cluster_5.3): MPSIDEVIQRANPRKVFTGVALLVLTAFYSPIFVLTLAPVYGSAPASIFHNYGAALTAAAGWFLKDQVQRLTNRRAVYLLPVLALWVPTVEYLLLQQSAGFGNPTGPVITGLLSYYPLVFLSVACAGKLIQTGLRLEQESDVIAEHVPLLSSYVIYSAGEHLANAFIAKSIGTFSLFSTAGLQLLVTLAYAAAVPSKFLLLAIPSVLFSLTSNVHLPFGHPTKAVNAALQHEGYELLARQDSTTGYISVLENFHDGFRVMRCDHSLLGGQWTTRLPETYASPVHEPIYAVFTMLEYIRLIETDRGESRTDENSKALVIGLGVGTLPAALINHGIETTIVEIDPVVHKFAGQYFGLPSNHIAAIEDASAFVKRSQVSEPAKYDYIVHDVFTGGAEPVELFTIEFIRGLAALLKPEGVIAINYAGDINLYPAGLAVRTIRAVFPTCRIFREEAAPESNTDFTNMIIFCKKSSATPLTFRDPVPSDYLGSKSRQSYLVPKHEIDVSRFADHHHHGRPVLIAKETGRLHKYQDRSALEHWGIMRDVVPDAVWENW, from the exons ATGCCCTCAATCGACGAAGTGATCCAACGGGCCAACCCCAGAAAGGTGTTCACAGGCGTGGCATTACTGGTCCTTACAGCCTTCTATTCCCCGATCTTTGTGTTGACTTTGGCTCCTGTGTATGGATCTGCTCCTGCAAGCATCTTCCACAACTATGGCGCGGCACTTACTGCCGCTGCCGGATGGTTCCTGAAGGACCAGGTTCAGCGACTGACGAACCGACGAGCGGTCTATCTACTCCCGGTGCTAGCACTCTGGGTTCCCACGGTTGAGTATCTCTTGCTTCAGCAAAGCGCAGGGTTTGGGAACCCCACGGGTCCTGTCATCACGGGTCTGCTCAGCTACTATCCGTTAGTATTCCTCTCAGTTGCCTGCGCTGGCAAGCTTATCCAGACTGGGTTGAGACTGGAACAAGAGAGCGACGTCATTGCTGAACATGTCCCTCTCCTGTCGTCCTACGTTATCTACTCCGCAGGAGAGCATCTTGCCAATGCATTCATTGCCAAGTCCATTGGGAcgttttctctgttctcAACTGCCGGCCTGCAGCTTCTGGTTACGCTTGCGTATGCGGCTGCCGTTCCATCAAAGTTTTTGCTCCTGGCCATTCCATCGGTCCTTTTCTCGCTCACTTCTAACGTGCACTTGCCTTTTGGCCATCCAACCAAGGCGGTGAATGCTGCTCTTCAGCATGAAGGTTACGAGTTACTGGCCCGGCAGGACTCGACTACCGGTTACATCTCCGTTCTAGAAAACTTCCATGATGGCTTCCGCGTCATGAGATGTGACCATAGTCTGCTAGGTGGACAATGGACGACGAGGTTGCCAGAGACCTATGCGTCTCCGGTCCACGAGCCTATCTACGCTGTTTTTACCATGTTGGAGTATATCCGTCTGATTGAGACCGACCGTGGCGAATCCCGAACGGATGAGAACAGCAAGGCTCTTGTCAT TGGACTCGGTGTTGGCACGCTCCCCGCTGCGCTGATCAACCACGGTATCGAAACCACGATCGTGGAGATTGACCCCGTCGTGCACAAGTTCGCTGGCCAGTACTTCGGCCTGCCTTCGAACCACATCGCCGCTATCGAAGACGCTAGCGCTTTTGTGAAGCGCTCTCAGGTCTCTGAACCCGCCAAGTACGATTACATCGTCCACGACGTCTTCACAGGAGGCGCTGAACCCGTCGAACTTTTTACCATTGAGTTCATTCGCGGTCTGGCCGCCCTCCTCAAGCCAGAAGGAGTAATTGCCATT AACTACGCCGGCGACATCAATCTCTACCCCGCCGGCCTAGCCGTCCGCACCATCCGCGCCGTCTTCCCAACCTGCCGCATTTTCCGCGAAGAAGCCGCCCCCGAATCCAACACCGACTTCACCAACATGATCATCTTCTGCAAGAAGAGCTCCGCCACCCCTCTCACCTTTCGCGATCCCGTGCCCTCCGACTACCTCGGCAGCAAGTCGCGTCAGTCCTACCTGGTTCCGAAGCATGAGATTGATGTGTCGAGGTTTGCGGatcatcaccaccatggTCGACCGGTGTTGATTGCAAAGGAGACGGGGAGGTTGCATAAGTATCAGGATAGGAGTGCTTTGGAGCATTGGGGGATTATGAGGGATGTCGTTCCTGATGCGGTTTGGGAGAATTGGTAG
- a CDS encoding uncharacterized protein (COG:S;~EggNog:ENOG410Q22R): protein MPCYMSDYMSSTSRARIIPVRRPLLPPKKSSVCLNPSSRPADIQFRKPAFSENDVSFDDQKYRQERSCPVIIEYDFSNAPQPFLDPDVWNRMRRQAQESTPGREDGSYGDLEERDRRREREAEYGGLAIQGRAARRKK, encoded by the coding sequence ATGCCTTGTTACATGTCAGACTACATGTCATCTACCAGCAGAGCCCGCATTATTCCAGTCAGAcgtcctctccttcctccgaAGAAGTCCTCCGTGTGTCTAAATCCCAGCTCCAGACCGGCCGACATCCAGTTTCGAAAACCTGCCTTCTCAGAGAATGATGTTTCTTTTGATGATCAAAAATACCGGCAAGAAAGAAGTTGCCCGGTGATTATCGAGTACGATTTTTCCAACGCCCCGCAGCCATTTTTGGATCCGGATGTTTGGAATAGGATGCGGAGGCAGGCTCAAGAATCTACGCCGGGACGGGAGGATGGATCTTATGGTGATTTAGAGGAGCGTGACAGACGAAGAGAAAGGGAAGCAGAGTATGGAGGGCTTGCCATCCAAGGCAGAGCGGCCAGAAGGAAGAAATGA
- a CDS encoding uncharacterized protein (COG:S;~EggNog:ENOG410PJVW;~InterPro:IPR000504,IPR012677,IPR035979;~PFAM:PF00076;~antiSMASH:Cluster_5.3;~go_function: GO:0003676 - nucleic acid binding [Evidence IEA]), translating into MNNIRQIQALNKRELENAIPPAASWHADYRDTAYIYIGGLPYDLSEGDVVTICSQFGEPVHVNLIRDKETGKSRGFAFLKYEDQRSTDLAVDNLGGATVLGRVIRVDHVRYKRREDEEEGDNVASLMGDAEPDQKKRRGSENEEPRRRPQLKEERELAALIQNHDDEDPMKEFLIEEKKEEVTQALERLGSSEKKPSRRRDDSRERSSRHHRHHRRRRDEDRVRSRSRSKDRRRRDERSRERRSHRDKSPSRRERSDRDRSPRRSRSPGSRRYRDRHDRLR; encoded by the exons ATGAACAATATCCGCCAAATCCAAGCGCTCAACAAGCGCGAACTCGAAAACGCAAT ACCCCCCGCAGCATCATGGCACGCAGACTACCGCGACACAGCTTACATCTACATCGGCGGCCTCCCCTACGACCTCTCCGAAGGAGACGTGGTAACCATCTGTTCGCAATTCGGAGAACCAGTGCACGTGAACCTCATCCGCGACAAAGAAACAGGAAAGAGTCGAGGCTTTGCGTTCCTGAAGTACGAAGACCAGCGCAGTACGGACCTTGCTGTTGATAACCTGGGTGGAGCGACGGTCCTGGGAAGAGTGATTCGTGTAGACCATGTGCGGTACAAGCGAcgcgaggatgaggaggagggtgatAATGTTGCGAGCTTGATGGGGGATGCTGAGCCAGAtcagaagaagaggaggggtAGTGAAAATGAGGAGCCCCGGAGACGACCGCAGCTcaaggaggagagggagctGGCTGCGTTGATCCAGAAccatgacgatgaggatccGATGAAGGAGTTTTTGattgaggagaagaaggaggaggttACGCAGGCGCTGGAGAGATTGGGGAGCAGTGAGAAGAAGCCCTCCCGGCGACGAGATGATAGCAGGGAACGATCGAGTcggcatcatcgtcatcatcgccgCAGGCGTGATGAGGATCGAGTGCGCTCCCGCTCCCGCTCTAAGGACAGGAGGCGTCGTGATGAACGATCTAGGGAAAGGAGATCTCATCGGGACAAGTCACCTTCAAGGAGGGAAAGGTCCGATAGAGATCGGTCACCTAGGAGGTCACGGTCGCCCGGATCACGGCGATACCGGGACAGGCACGATCGTCTGCGTTGA